The following are encoded together in the Streptomyces asoensis genome:
- a CDS encoding rhomboid family intramembrane serine protease: MDQAPGSRQDDAQSGLPVCYRHPDRETGIRCTRCERPICPECMVSASVGFQCPSCVREGSGTGHAPDASMPRTLAGGAVTADPHLVTKVLIGLNLAVFLLQQALGDTFTDRFDLIGRAIMPALGLGEIQGVAEGQWYRLLTSMFLHASYIHILSNMLSLWWIGGPLEAALGRVRFLALYLVSGLAGSALSYLLAEPNQASLGASGAIFGLFGALAVLVRRQRYDMRPVIALLVINLVITFGWSGISWQAHIGGLVAGVLIGIGMVHAPRERRALVQFGTCALVLAVVVIVTLLRTVQLT; the protein is encoded by the coding sequence ATGGACCAGGCGCCTGGCAGCCGGCAGGACGACGCGCAGAGCGGCCTGCCCGTCTGCTACCGGCACCCGGACCGGGAGACCGGCATCCGCTGCACCCGCTGCGAACGCCCGATCTGCCCCGAGTGCATGGTCAGCGCCTCCGTCGGTTTCCAGTGCCCGTCCTGCGTCCGCGAGGGCTCCGGCACCGGCCACGCGCCGGACGCGTCGATGCCGCGCACGCTCGCGGGCGGCGCGGTCACCGCCGATCCGCACCTGGTCACCAAGGTCCTCATCGGTCTCAACCTGGCGGTGTTCCTCCTCCAGCAGGCCCTCGGCGACACCTTCACCGACCGCTTCGACCTCATCGGCCGCGCGATCATGCCCGCCCTGGGGCTGGGCGAGATCCAAGGGGTGGCCGAAGGGCAGTGGTACCGGCTGCTGACCTCGATGTTCCTGCACGCCAGCTACATCCACATCCTGTCCAACATGCTCAGCCTGTGGTGGATCGGCGGCCCGCTGGAAGCGGCGCTCGGCCGTGTCCGCTTCCTGGCTCTGTACCTGGTCTCCGGTCTCGCCGGCAGCGCCCTGAGCTATCTGCTGGCCGAGCCGAACCAGGCCTCGCTCGGCGCCTCCGGCGCCATCTTCGGTCTGTTCGGCGCGCTCGCCGTGCTGGTGCGCCGGCAGCGCTACGACATGCGGCCCGTCATCGCCCTGCTGGTGATCAACCTGGTCATCACGTTCGGGTGGAGCGGCATCTCCTGGCAGGCGCACATCGGCGGTCTGGTCGCCGGTGTCCTCATCGGTATCGGCATGGTGCACGCCCCCCGGGAGCGCCGGGCCCTGGTGCAGTTCGGGACCTGTGCGCTGGTGCTGGCCGTGGTCGTGATCGTGACGCTCCTGAGGACCGTCCAGCTCACCTGA
- the crgA gene encoding cell division protein CrgA — protein MPKSRIRKKADYTPPPAKQATAIKLNSRAWVAPVMLAMFLIGLAWIVVFYVTDGSLPIDQLDNWNIVVGFGFIAAGFGVSTQWK, from the coding sequence GTGCCGAAGTCACGTATCCGCAAGAAGGCCGACTACACGCCGCCTCCGGCGAAGCAGGCGACCGCCATCAAGCTGAACAGCCGTGCCTGGGTCGCGCCCGTGATGCTGGCGATGTTCCTCATCGGGCTCGCCTGGATCGTGGTCTTCTACGTGACGGACGGCTCGCTGCCCATCGACCAGCTGGACAACTGGAACATCGTCGTGGGCTTCGGGTTCATCGCGGCCGGGTTCGGCGTCTCCACGCAGTGGAAGTAG
- a CDS encoding DUF881 domain-containing protein: MSNSADSPRTGTTGSAPDPAPDSAPEPSPAASRAVPAPVSGDRRGGFRPVRVLTVGVFALAGLLFFTSFTTAKGTNIRTDASLLKLSDLIQERSQKNGELDETNGALRDDVESLAEADDGSTRAQDDKLAGLEKNAGTQKVKGRAITVTLNDAPPDATAKLPGYPEPQPDYLVIHQQDLQAVVNALWQGGAQGIKVMDQRLISTSAVRCVGNTLILQGRVYSPPYKIQAVGDPEKLQQALAEAPSIQNYMVYVNVYGLGWKVTEDGTVTLPGYSGTVDLHYAKPVE; encoded by the coding sequence TTGAGCAATTCTGCCGACTCCCCCCGCACGGGTACAACGGGTTCCGCACCGGATCCCGCCCCCGATTCCGCTCCGGAGCCCTCCCCGGCCGCCTCCCGGGCCGTCCCCGCCCCCGTTTCCGGTGATCGCCGTGGCGGTTTCCGGCCCGTGCGGGTGCTCACCGTGGGTGTCTTCGCCCTCGCCGGTCTGCTCTTCTTCACCAGCTTCACCACGGCCAAGGGCACCAACATCCGCACCGACGCCTCCTTGCTGAAGCTCTCCGACCTCATCCAGGAGCGCAGCCAGAAGAACGGCGAACTGGACGAGACGAACGGCGCCCTGCGCGACGACGTGGAGTCACTGGCCGAGGCCGACGACGGCAGCACCCGCGCCCAGGACGACAAGCTCGCCGGACTGGAGAAGAACGCCGGGACGCAGAAGGTCAAGGGCCGGGCCATCACGGTCACCCTCAACGACGCCCCGCCCGACGCCACCGCCAAGCTCCCCGGCTACCCCGAGCCCCAGCCCGACTACCTGGTCATCCACCAGCAGGACCTCCAGGCCGTGGTGAACGCGCTCTGGCAGGGCGGCGCCCAGGGCATCAAGGTCATGGACCAGCGGCTGATCTCCACGAGCGCCGTGCGCTGCGTCGGCAACACCCTGATCCTCCAGGGCCGTGTCTACTCGCCGCCGTACAAGATCCAGGCGGTCGGCGACCCGGAGAAGCTCCAGCAGGCGCTCGCGGAGGCCCCGTCGATCCAGAACTACATGGTCTACGTCAACGTCTACGGGCTCGGCTGGAAAGTCACCGAGGACGGGACGGTGACCCTGCCGGGCTACTCGGGCACAGTGGACCTGCATTACGCCAAGCCTGTGGAGTAG
- a CDS encoding class E sortase, with amino-acid sequence MRVVVRTFSELCVTVGAVIVLFVVYVLFWTGVQADRVMGDQIDELHDRWDRQSVSPGTGAAPGENASAPPAPYRSGRPFAVMYIPRLGSTWNKPVLEGTATGTLKKGLGHYAGTARLGQSGNFSVAGHRRTYGDPFKDFPELRRGDAVVLTDGTTWFTYRIDKGPYKTVPSDVEVIDAVPRKSGYTRPGRYLTLTTCDPEWGHSHRLIVWAHLDSTQPVEAGEPRALRR; translated from the coding sequence GTGCGGGTCGTCGTCAGGACGTTCAGCGAGCTGTGCGTCACCGTGGGCGCCGTCATCGTCCTCTTCGTCGTCTACGTGCTGTTCTGGACCGGTGTGCAGGCCGACCGCGTCATGGGCGACCAGATCGACGAACTCCACGACCGGTGGGACCGGCAGAGCGTGAGCCCCGGCACCGGCGCCGCCCCGGGCGAGAACGCCTCCGCGCCGCCGGCGCCGTACCGCAGCGGCAGGCCCTTCGCGGTGATGTACATCCCGCGCCTCGGTTCCACGTGGAACAAACCCGTGCTGGAGGGGACCGCCACCGGCACCCTCAAGAAGGGTCTCGGGCACTACGCGGGCACCGCGCGGCTCGGGCAGAGCGGGAACTTCTCCGTCGCGGGCCACCGCCGTACCTACGGCGACCCCTTCAAGGACTTTCCCGAGCTCAGGCGGGGGGACGCGGTGGTGCTGACCGACGGCACGACGTGGTTCACCTATCGAATAGACAAAGGGCCCTACAAAACCGTTCCCTCGGACGTCGAGGTGATCGACGCTGTGCCACGTAAGTCGGGGTATACGCGTCCGGGCCGGTACCTGACGTTGACCACGTGCGATCCGGAATGGGGGCACAGTCACCGGCTGATCGTCTGGGCGCACCTGGACTCCACGCAGCCCGTGGAGGCAGGCGAACCGAGGGCCCTGCGCCGTTAG
- a CDS encoding aminodeoxychorismate/anthranilate synthase component II, producing MSARILVVDNYDSFVFNLVQYLYQLGAECEVLRNDEVSTAHAQDGFDGVLLSPGPGTPEEAGVCVEMVRHCAATGVPVFGVCLGMQSMQVAYGGVVDRAPELLHGKTSLVEHEGRGVFAGLPTPFTATRYHSLAAEPATVPSELEVTARTHDGIIMGLRHRELPVEGVQFHPESVLTEHGHRMLANWLTECGDQGAVARSAGLAPVVGRATA from the coding sequence GTGAGCGCGCGCATTCTCGTCGTCGACAACTACGACAGCTTCGTCTTCAACCTGGTCCAGTACCTGTACCAGCTGGGCGCCGAGTGCGAGGTCCTGCGCAACGACGAGGTGTCGACGGCGCACGCCCAGGACGGTTTCGACGGCGTCCTGCTCTCCCCCGGGCCCGGTACGCCCGAGGAGGCCGGCGTCTGCGTCGAGATGGTCCGGCACTGCGCGGCCACCGGCGTCCCCGTCTTCGGTGTCTGCCTGGGCATGCAGTCGATGCAGGTGGCCTACGGCGGGGTCGTGGACCGCGCGCCGGAGCTGCTGCACGGCAAGACCTCGCTGGTCGAGCACGAGGGCCGGGGCGTGTTCGCGGGTCTGCCGACCCCCTTCACGGCGACCCGCTACCACTCGCTGGCCGCCGAGCCGGCGACGGTCCCCTCCGAGCTCGAGGTCACGGCCCGCACCCACGACGGGATCATCATGGGCCTGCGTCACCGTGAACTGCCCGTCGAGGGAGTCCAGTTCCACCCGGAGTCGGTGCTGACCGAGCACGGGCACCGGATGCTGGCCAACTGGCTGACGGAGTGCGGCGACCAGGGCGCGGTGGCGAGGTCGGCGGGGCTCGCCCCGGTGGTGGGCAGGGCCACGGCGTGA
- a CDS encoding class E sortase, producing the protein MTALRPEREDSYGTAPYESFGGDAYGVAPHAAEPYRPPLDDETVALRIPSPDAFAGNGRTAASGASAAPPAPGTPAGGRAARRKAAKGRHGRHGGPGDPGESYNGADAPSQGERPLSRVEARRRQRARKPSAGVVVSRAVGEVFITTGVLMLLFVTYQLWWTNVRAHAQADKEASSLQNDWASGKGAPGVFSPGQGFALLHIPKLDVVVPIAEGVSNKKVLDKGMVGHYGESPLTTAMPDAKTGNFGLAGHRNTHGEPFRYINRLQPGDDIVVETQDEYFVYKMASSLPVTAPSNTSVLDPVPPGSGFTGPGRYITLTTCTPEFTSKYRLIVWGKMVEERPRSKGKPDALVE; encoded by the coding sequence GTGACCGCCCTGCGCCCGGAGCGCGAGGACTCGTACGGCACCGCGCCGTACGAGTCCTTCGGCGGTGACGCCTACGGAGTCGCCCCCCACGCGGCCGAGCCGTACCGGCCGCCGCTCGACGACGAGACGGTGGCGCTGCGCATACCGTCGCCCGACGCGTTCGCCGGGAACGGCCGCACAGCCGCCTCTGGCGCCTCCGCGGCCCCGCCTGCCCCTGGAACACCGGCCGGAGGGCGCGCGGCCCGCAGAAAGGCGGCCAAGGGCCGTCACGGCCGTCACGGCGGTCCGGGTGACCCGGGCGAGTCGTACAACGGGGCCGACGCCCCGTCACAGGGCGAGCGGCCGCTGTCCCGTGTCGAGGCGCGCCGCCGGCAGCGGGCGCGCAAGCCGAGCGCCGGGGTGGTCGTCAGCCGGGCGGTCGGCGAGGTGTTCATCACCACGGGCGTGCTGATGCTGCTGTTCGTCACCTACCAGCTGTGGTGGACGAACGTGCGGGCGCACGCGCAGGCCGACAAGGAGGCGAGCAGCCTCCAGAACGACTGGGCGAGCGGCAAGGGCGCCCCCGGTGTCTTCTCGCCGGGTCAGGGCTTCGCCCTGCTGCACATCCCCAAGCTGGACGTGGTGGTGCCGATCGCCGAGGGCGTCAGCAACAAGAAGGTGCTCGACAAGGGCATGGTCGGGCACTACGGCGAGAGCCCGCTGACGACGGCGATGCCCGACGCGAAGACCGGCAACTTCGGTCTCGCGGGGCACCGCAACACGCACGGCGAGCCGTTCCGCTACATCAACAGGCTCCAGCCGGGCGACGACATCGTGGTCGAGACGCAGGACGAGTACTTCGTCTACAAGATGGCGTCCTCGCTGCCGGTGACGGCGCCCAGCAACACGAGCGTCCTCGATCCCGTGCCGCCGGGTTCCGGCTTCACCGGGCCGGGCCGGTACATCACCCTCACCACCTGCACGCCGGAATTCACCAGCAAGTACCGCTTGATCGTCTGGGGCAAGATGGTCGAGGAACGGCCGCGCAGCAAGGGCAAGCCGGATGCGCTCGTCGAGTAG
- a CDS encoding class E sortase codes for MAATTGDTGHEEHARVDAPDPAPRRRGGGRIALAVSVFGELLITAGLVLGLFVVYSLWWTNVVADRHADRQGDKVRDNWARQDTGPGALDTKDGIGFLHVPAMSNGEVLVEEGTSSKVLNEGVAGYYTDPFKSALPTSGKEGNFTLAAHRDGHGAKFHNIDKLEKGDPIVFETKDDWYVYKVYAVLPETSKYNVEVLGSVPKESGRKKAGHYITLTTCTPVYTSRYRYVVWGELVRVDKVDANRTPPKELA; via the coding sequence GTGGCAGCGACCACCGGCGACACCGGGCACGAAGAGCACGCGCGTGTGGACGCGCCCGACCCGGCGCCACGGCGTCGCGGGGGCGGGCGGATCGCGCTGGCCGTCAGTGTGTTCGGCGAGCTTCTCATCACGGCGGGCCTGGTGCTCGGTCTGTTCGTCGTCTACTCCCTGTGGTGGACCAACGTCGTGGCCGACCGGCACGCCGACCGGCAGGGCGACAAGGTGCGCGACAACTGGGCCCGGCAGGACACCGGTCCCGGGGCGCTCGACACCAAGGACGGCATCGGCTTCCTCCACGTGCCCGCGATGAGCAACGGTGAGGTGCTGGTCGAGGAGGGCACCTCGTCGAAGGTCCTCAACGAGGGTGTCGCCGGCTACTACACCGACCCGTTCAAGTCCGCCCTTCCGACGAGCGGCAAGGAGGGCAACTTCACGCTCGCCGCCCACCGCGACGGCCACGGCGCGAAGTTCCACAACATCGACAAGCTGGAGAAGGGCGACCCGATCGTCTTCGAGACGAAGGACGACTGGTACGTCTACAAGGTGTACGCGGTCCTGCCCGAGACCTCGAAGTACAACGTCGAGGTCCTCGGCAGCGTCCCGAAGGAATCCGGCAGGAAGAAGGCCGGCCACTACATCACCCTGACGACCTGCACGCCGGTGTACACGAGCCGCTACCGGTACGTTGTCTGGGGCGAGCTGGTACGCGTCGACAAGGTGGACGCGAACCGCACCCCGCCGAAGGAACTCGCCTGA
- the pknB gene encoding Stk1 family PASTA domain-containing Ser/Thr kinase — MEEPRRLGGRYELGHVLGRGGMAEVYLAHDTRLGRTVAVKTLRADLARDPSFQARFRREAQSAASLNHPAIVAVYDTGEDYIDGVSIPYIVMEYVDGSTLRELLHSGRKLLPERTLEMTIGILQALEYSHRAGIVHRDIKPANVMLTRNGQVKVMDFGIARAMGDSGMTMTQTSAVIGTAQYLSPEQAKGEQVDARSDLYSSGCLLYELLTVRPPFVGDSPVAVAYQHVREEPQPPSVFDPEITPEMDAIVLKALVKDPNYRYQSADEMRLDIEACLDGQPVGATAAMGSVGYGGYGDDQATTALRSADGGATSMLPPMNPDDGGYGYDDRPDRRRQKKSNASTILLVVAAVLVLVGAVLIGKWVFSGGVNNESVAVPSLIGQVQADAQKQLTNSDLKLGTVTQKPCEDQPKGKICDQDPKPTTKVDKDSTVNLVVSTGAPKVAVPNVIDKDVEAATKQLEDKGFEVETKQTESSQEPGTVLSQDPDPATELEKGSTVTLEVAKAVQKATVPDVSNKSCDDAKAQMQQNDLKGNCVEVDTQDQNQVGKVVQTVPSIGSQADKGSTVQIQIGKSSQPEQTQVPGNLQGMTVKDAKQALQNAGLNVGNIAGSSDDDAKVISSDPAPGSTVDKGQTVNLIAIKDNNGGNNGGGGFFGGGGG, encoded by the coding sequence ATGGAAGAGCCGCGTCGCCTCGGCGGCCGGTACGAGCTGGGCCACGTGCTCGGTCGTGGTGGCATGGCGGAGGTCTACCTCGCGCATGACACCCGCCTCGGCCGCACCGTGGCGGTGAAGACGCTGCGCGCGGACCTCGCGCGCGACCCTTCCTTCCAGGCCCGGTTCCGCCGGGAGGCCCAGTCTGCCGCCTCGCTCAACCACCCCGCGATCGTCGCGGTCTACGACACGGGCGAGGACTACATCGACGGGGTCTCGATCCCGTACATCGTCATGGAGTACGTCGACGGCTCCACCCTCCGTGAGCTGCTCCACTCCGGCCGCAAGCTGCTGCCGGAGCGGACGCTGGAGATGACCATCGGCATCCTCCAGGCCCTGGAGTACTCGCACAGAGCCGGCATCGTCCACCGCGACATCAAGCCCGCGAACGTCATGCTGACGCGCAACGGCCAGGTCAAGGTCATGGACTTCGGCATCGCCCGCGCCATGGGCGACTCCGGCATGACGATGACGCAGACCTCCGCGGTCATCGGCACCGCCCAGTACCTCTCGCCCGAGCAGGCCAAGGGCGAGCAGGTCGACGCCCGCTCCGACCTGTACTCCTCGGGCTGCCTGCTCTACGAACTGCTCACCGTGCGGCCGCCGTTCGTCGGTGACTCCCCGGTGGCCGTGGCCTACCAGCACGTCCGCGAGGAGCCGCAGCCCCCGAGCGTCTTCGACCCCGAGATCACCCCCGAGATGGACGCCATCGTCCTGAAGGCACTGGTCAAGGACCCGAACTACCGCTACCAGTCCGCCGACGAGATGCGCCTGGACATCGAGGCCTGCCTCGACGGCCAGCCGGTCGGCGCCACGGCCGCGATGGGCTCCGTCGGGTACGGCGGCTACGGCGACGACCAGGCCACCACCGCCCTGCGCTCCGCGGACGGCGGGGCCACCTCGATGCTGCCGCCCATGAACCCGGACGACGGCGGCTACGGCTACGACGACCGTCCGGACCGGCGCCGCCAGAAGAAGTCCAACGCCTCGACGATCCTGCTGGTCGTCGCCGCCGTCCTGGTCCTCGTCGGCGCGGTGCTGATCGGCAAGTGGGTCTTCAGCGGCGGCGTGAACAACGAGTCGGTGGCGGTGCCCAGCCTCATCGGCCAGGTCCAGGCCGACGCGCAGAAACAGCTGACCAACAGCGACCTCAAGCTGGGCACGGTCACCCAGAAGCCCTGCGAGGACCAGCCCAAGGGCAAGATCTGCGACCAGGACCCGAAGCCCACCACCAAGGTCGACAAGGACTCCACGGTCAACCTGGTGGTGTCGACCGGCGCGCCGAAGGTGGCCGTGCCGAACGTGATCGACAAGGACGTCGAGGCCGCGACCAAGCAGCTCGAGGACAAGGGCTTCGAGGTCGAGACGAAGCAGACGGAGTCCTCCCAGGAGCCGGGCACGGTCCTCAGCCAGGACCCCGATCCGGCCACCGAGCTGGAGAAGGGCTCGACGGTCACCCTCGAGGTCGCCAAGGCCGTGCAGAAGGCGACCGTCCCCGACGTCTCCAACAAGAGCTGTGACGACGCCAAGGCCCAGATGCAGCAGAACGACCTCAAGGGCAACTGCGTCGAGGTCGACACGCAGGACCAGAACCAGGTCGGCAAGGTCGTCCAGACCGTCCCGTCGATCGGCTCCCAGGCCGACAAGGGCTCCACGGTCCAGATCCAGATCGGCAAGAGCAGCCAGCCCGAGCAGACCCAGGTCCCGGGCAACCTCCAGGGGATGACCGTGAAGGACGCCAAGCAGGCGCTCCAGAACGCGGGTCTGAACGTCGGCAACATCGCCGGCAGCTCGGACGACGACGCCAAGGTCATCAGCTCGGACCCGGCCCCCGGCAGCACGGTCGACAAGGGGCAGACGGTCAACCTGATCGCCATCAAGGACAACAACGGCGGCAACAACGGCGGCGGCGGCTTCTTCGGAGGCGGCGGCGGCTGA
- a CDS encoding peptidoglycan D,D-transpeptidase FtsI family protein — MNKPLRRIAIFCGLLVLTLLLRDNWLQYVKADSLASDTKNRRVNITRYATPRGNIIVDGKAITGSVETSGDYKFKRTWSNGAMWAPVTGYSSQAFGANQLEKLEDGILSGNDDRLFFRNTLDMITGKEKEGGSVVTTLNAAAQKAAYQGLGSKKGAVAAIEPSTGKILALVSTPSYDPSKFAGSSDADAEAWNKVQKKNDADDPMLNRALRETYPPGSTFKVVTAAAALENGEVSGVDEKTQTPDPFPLPQSTSKLTNEHGDCENATLRYALMVSCNTVFAKMADNVGNEKMIAQAEKFGFNEAELDTPVRAAKSTFPEDNRPQNALDGIGQGSNAATPLQMAMVASAVANDGKLMKPYMVDQLKAPNLDTLETTEPQQLSQAVSSKTAQALQEMMETVVNDPQGTGGKAKIDGVTVGGKTGTAQHGFKNSEKPYAWFISYAKLSDGSAPVAVAVVVEDGAADRGDITGGGLAGPIARDVMKAVIDSKK; from the coding sequence ATGAACAAGCCCCTGCGCCGGATCGCGATCTTCTGCGGCCTCCTGGTCCTCACTCTGCTGCTGCGCGACAACTGGCTCCAGTACGTCAAGGCGGACAGCCTCGCGAGCGACACCAAGAACCGCCGCGTCAACATCACCCGCTACGCCACCCCGCGCGGCAACATAATCGTCGACGGTAAGGCCATCACCGGCTCGGTCGAGACCAGCGGCGACTACAAGTTCAAGCGCACCTGGTCCAACGGCGCGATGTGGGCACCGGTCACCGGCTACTCCTCCCAGGCCTTCGGCGCCAACCAGCTGGAGAAGCTCGAGGACGGCATCCTCAGCGGCAACGACGACCGGCTCTTCTTCCGCAACACCCTGGACATGATCACGGGCAAGGAGAAGGAGGGCGGCAGCGTCGTCACCACCCTCAACGCCGCCGCGCAGAAGGCCGCCTACCAGGGGCTCGGCAGCAAGAAGGGCGCGGTCGCCGCGATCGAGCCGTCCACCGGCAAGATCCTCGCCCTGGTCTCCACACCGTCGTACGACCCCTCGAAGTTCGCCGGGTCCTCCGACGCGGACGCCGAGGCCTGGAACAAGGTCCAGAAGAAGAACGACGCCGACGACCCGATGCTCAACCGCGCCCTGCGTGAGACCTACCCGCCGGGCTCCACGTTCAAGGTGGTCACGGCCGCCGCCGCGCTGGAGAACGGCGAGGTGTCCGGCGTCGACGAGAAGACCCAGACCCCCGACCCGTTCCCGCTGCCGCAGTCCACGAGCAAGCTCACCAACGAGCACGGTGACTGTGAGAACGCCACTCTGCGCTACGCGCTCATGGTGTCCTGCAACACCGTCTTCGCGAAGATGGCCGACAACGTCGGCAACGAGAAGATGATCGCCCAGGCGGAGAAGTTCGGCTTCAACGAGGCCGAGCTGGACACCCCGGTGCGCGCCGCCAAGTCCACCTTCCCCGAGGACAACCGGCCGCAGAACGCCCTGGACGGCATCGGCCAGGGCTCCAACGCGGCCACCCCGCTCCAGATGGCCATGGTCGCCTCGGCGGTCGCCAACGACGGCAAGCTGATGAAGCCGTACATGGTCGACCAGCTCAAGGCCCCGAACCTGGACACCCTGGAGACGACCGAGCCCCAGCAGCTGTCCCAGGCCGTCTCGTCCAAGACCGCGCAGGCCCTCCAGGAAATGATGGAGACGGTCGTCAACGACCCGCAGGGCACCGGTGGCAAGGCCAAGATCGACGGCGTCACCGTCGGCGGCAAGACCGGTACCGCCCAGCACGGCTTCAAGAACAGCGAGAAGCCGTACGCCTGGTTCATCTCGTACGCCAAGCTGTCCGACGGCAGCGCGCCGGTGGCCGTCGCCGTCGTCGTCGAGGACGGCGCCGCCGACCGCGGCGACATCACCGGCGGCGGTCTGGCCGGCCCGATCGCCCGGGACGTGATGAAGGCAGTCATCGACAGCAAGAAGTGA
- a CDS encoding FtsW/RodA/SpoVE family cell cycle protein, translating to MSSTTNSPTHHTSTIGSIGTPSRRNTELALLVFAVVIPVFAYANVGLAINEQVPSGLLSYGLGLGLLAGVAHLVVRKFAPYADPLLLPVATLLNGLGLVAIWRLDQSKYLQQAHQAGTAAPRQLLYTALGIALFIVVLIFLKDHRVLQRYTYISMVGAIFLLLLPLVPGLGQNIYGAKIWISVAGFSIQPGEFAKIVLAIFFAGYLMVKRDALALASRRVLGLYLPRGRDLGPIIVVWFISILILVFETDLGTSLLFFGMFVIMLYVATERTSWIVFGLLMSAVGAVGVAQFESHVQQRVQAWLDPMNEYKLSQAGQIGHSEQAMQALWAFGSGGTLGTGWGQGHSELIKFAANSDFILATFGEELGLAGIMALLLLYGLIVERGVRTALAARDPFGKLLAIGLSGAFALQVFVVAGGVMGLIPLTGMTMPFLAYGGSSVIANWALIGILIRISDTARRPAPAPASNPDAEMTQVVRPS from the coding sequence ATGAGCAGTACTACCAACTCGCCGACGCACCACACGTCCACGATCGGCTCGATCGGCACCCCGAGCCGGCGCAACACCGAGCTCGCGCTCCTGGTGTTCGCCGTCGTGATCCCGGTCTTCGCCTACGCCAACGTGGGCCTCGCCATCAACGAGCAGGTGCCGTCGGGCCTGCTGAGCTACGGTCTGGGCCTCGGCCTGCTGGCCGGCGTGGCGCACCTCGTCGTGCGCAAGTTCGCGCCGTACGCCGACCCGCTGCTGCTGCCCGTGGCCACCCTGCTGAACGGGCTCGGGCTCGTCGCGATCTGGCGCCTGGACCAGTCCAAGTACCTCCAGCAGGCCCACCAGGCCGGCACGGCCGCGCCACGCCAGCTGCTGTACACCGCGCTCGGCATCGCGCTGTTCATCGTCGTGCTGATCTTCCTGAAGGACCACCGCGTCCTCCAGCGCTACACCTACATCTCCATGGTCGGCGCGATCTTCCTGCTGCTGCTGCCGCTCGTCCCGGGCCTCGGCCAGAACATCTACGGCGCCAAGATCTGGATCTCCGTCGCCGGTTTCTCCATCCAGCCCGGTGAGTTCGCCAAGATCGTGCTGGCGATCTTCTTCGCCGGCTACCTGATGGTCAAGCGCGACGCGCTCGCTCTCGCCAGCCGTCGCGTCCTCGGCCTCTACCTGCCGCGCGGCCGCGACCTCGGTCCGATCATCGTCGTCTGGTTCATCTCGATCCTGATCCTGGTCTTCGAGACCGACCTCGGTACTTCGCTGCTGTTCTTCGGCATGTTCGTGATCATGCTGTACGTCGCCACCGAGCGGACCAGCTGGATCGTCTTCGGTCTGCTGATGTCGGCGGTCGGCGCGGTCGGCGTCGCCCAGTTCGAGAGCCACGTCCAGCAGCGCGTCCAGGCCTGGCTCGACCCGATGAACGAGTACAAGCTCTCCCAGGCCGGCCAGATCGGCCACTCCGAGCAGGCCATGCAGGCCCTGTGGGCGTTCGGCTCCGGCGGCACCCTCGGCACCGGCTGGGGCCAGGGCCACTCCGAACTGATCAAGTTCGCCGCCAACTCCGACTTCATCCTCGCCACCTTCGGCGAGGAGCTCGGGCTCGCCGGCATCATGGCGCTGCTGCTGCTGTACGGCCTGATCGTCGAGCGCGGGGTGCGTACCGCCCTGGCCGCCCGCGACCCCTTCGGCAAGCTGCTGGCCATCGGCCTCTCGGGCGCCTTCGCCCTCCAGGTGTTCGTCGTCGCCGGCGGTGTGATGGGCCTCATCCCGCTCACCGGTATGACGATGCCCTTCCTCGCGTACGGCGGTTCCTCCGTCATCGCCAACTGGGCGCTCATCGGCATCCTGATCAGAATCAGCGACACCGCGCGCCGCCCGGCGCCCGCACCCGCCTCCAACCCCGACGCCGAGATGACCCAGGTGGTCCGCCCGTCATGA